The genomic interval GGGCGAGGGGCGAAGGCGAAAGGACAAGACCGAAGCTGATTGCTTGCTGCAATGGCTGACAGGACATGGGGCTTGGCTATGCCCTATACCAGCACGGTTATTCGCATCAAAGGAAGTGTCTTTCTTCAAAAAATCCGATTCTAGGAATAACTTTACATTTTTAAGCTGTCAAAAATactataataaataaaaaaaaatactataCTGATAATGGGATTTAAACTGGGAAAGGGCATGTGACTTCGGTGCCAACTCCATCTTCCATACCCCATATCTTGTGTTGTTCCGTTGTTTTGTCATTGCTGCTGTCTGTTTATTGTGCCAGCGCTGCAGAACTCGAAAGCATGTCCTTTGGCCAAGGATAAAGTGCAGCGGCAGCGAAAGGAGGCGACTGCGAGCGCAGGACGCGAGAATGCGACTGGGCAGGAGCTTAGCAAAACAACAGCTGCTGGCCCGCGACCCCTGACCCCAGATGCCTGGGCGAATTGCATTCCCGAAGGCAGGCGgaatttattgctttaagACTTAACCAATGGCTACTGACACTTCTTTTTCTTTGGATCTGGTAGTTTCTGCATCATGAAGCCGGGCGGCGGTGGCGGGATCTTCAGGGTGGTGAGTCCACCCTTGGGCTCACTGGCGAACCTACCGTTGCGCGGACCAGCGGGCGGCAACTTGTCATTGCGCAGATCCGCAAGGATTTTGGACAGACTCTTCTCGTCCAGGTCCTCGTACATGTCATCGTTGACCGCCAGAACGGGCGCATTCACACAGGCGCCCATGCAGTAATCCTCCTTGAGCGTGAACTGCATGTCCGGCGTGGTCTGGCCGTGCTCCAGATTCAGCGTTTTCTTGCACGCCTCAAAGATTTCGTCGCCCCCACGCAATTTGCAGGGCGTCGAGGTGCACACACTGACCACATATTTCCCGCGCGGCTTCATGAAGAACATGGTGTAGAACTGCGCCGCCTCGAAGGCCTCCATCGGATCTATCTTGATGGTCTCGGCCACGGCCTGAACGGCGCTGATCGAAAGCCATCCCTGCTGCCGCTGTGCAATATCCAGCAGTGGCAACAGTGCTCCCTTCCACTCTGCCTGCGGATACCAGGCGAGCAGGGCCTTCACCCTCCGCTGGTTATCCTTGGAGAACTCGAACTTCAGCGTTTTGCGTATTTCAGTGGCATTCAACGGGGCTCCCAAACGGAGAATGGGTGCCAGGTGGATGGAGCGGACGGGCTGAAGCAAGCGCAGCATAGCGGTATCAATGTATACGTACTTAACCCTGTGTATATGAGATTCGCCTAACGTTGAATATTGAAATTCCTATCGCATTGACATCCATCTCTCGGAATACATAAAGCACATACGTTATCAAAGCCGCCATCGAGTGCGAATATTCGCAATATATCGAgtatcaaataaataatatcgaTGTCAATTGAATGCTTGcataatgaaaacaaatatgTTTAATGTCGTACAACATcgaattaattatatttaaatggtAAACGAGAAATGGAAAGCAAATAAGTGTATAATTTAAGagataaataatacaaattaaattaaaactaattcCTATTACGAATAGTAGATTGAATAATACAGGcatttaaattagaaatattCTAGTGAATAATGTTTCACAGTGAAAAGTCACAATAAAGTACGTTTTATAACATCTAAAAGTGATTTGCTTAAATAAATGCTATAAGCTTTTGCTATCACCCCACAAACCCAGCTCGTAATATCCTTCTCACTTTTTTATGCAATATTTCTCTATTTAACTACGCTGCAAATCAGTGTGTTGTGGCCAAATTGCAATCAAATTGAGTTGGCCAGCTGCTCGTCATGACAACGTGGAGCTGGTGAATCCGCAAAGCGAGGTCACAGCATGCCAATCAAGTCTCCCTGCCGCAAATTGTTCAAATTGCATGCCGCTCTTAATTGTCAATATCAGAGCTGCAGGTCAAATTCACCAGGTTTAGGGGTTGGGTCAAACTCCACGGGTTCAAATCCATTTCCCCGAGCATTTCACACTTCACTTACGAACAATAGTAATAATACCAGAACTCGCTTATCAACACCTGTCCCCCGGCCCATTTATGGCGTTTTTATTACGCTTTATTAATGTGCATCTGTGTAGGCCCAGAAGATTAGATCGTAAAACGCAGACATTATGCTCGCACAGTATCCGATCAAAATCCATAATAAACAATTAGGATAATGGCTATTCAAAGTGGCAACGACTGCAGATAGCATAACGCTAATGTTGCAGGCACATGTAATGGGAAACATCAAAGAACTGGAGCACATGTTGCCCCAAAAAGCGAGCCGAATTATTGTGGCAATCCCCTGTCAACACTCATGAAAATGAGCAATTTTTATAGCCTTATAGAGGGTATTATAAGAGCTGATGTAAAGTAGACCTATGTAATCAGCACTGGAGTCCTTATAATTATTATACTACACTAAAATTGTTATATCTATTCTATATCTATTtgattaaagttttaaaataaggTTTTAGCTGCTAGTGTGTGAGTCGATTACTATTTGTGACTCTTCCAAAGTCGAAGAGTGGTTTTAAGAGGTCTTTGACCCACAAGAGTACCTATAAATCTGCATGTGAGTGTGCATGTTGGGCCAGCAAAAGTTTGGGCAGTCCCAAAAAGCGGCAACAAAATGGGAACTGCAATTGGCCACCAAGTACTTTCCAAAGTCTTTTGCATGGCAGTTCACATAATTCGTGTTGTGATAGTCTCGGCCTCGTTTTTCCccggttttcggttttcggttcTTGGTTCTTGGTGGGCAGAGcagttttcggtttttgtgcCCAAAACATAATTAAGTGCTGTGCAAGTTGTTTCGGCTGTTTGGGGGGCATTTGTCATAACGTGGATGGGGGAGAAAAGTCCGGAAAGCCCAGAGAAGCAGAGCCCGTTGATAATGTACTAAGTAGTAATAAATTTTACTTTTATGCGAGAACCACAAGCAAAGAAACTCTGGGGAGAAGCGAAAACAAACCAGAACAGAAACCAGAATTCAGAAATCAAGAGTCGGCGAAAAGTGAAATGGGCCCTGTTCCCCTTTTGACCCCGTCGACAGCAGCTCAACAAGTTGGCCAAGTTAGCGAGTTGGAAACTCCCGACCATCCGAGCTGATGAAGTGGCAGTGGCCATGAGCCGGACTTCAGTTGTAGTTGGCCAGCGTTGGAGTGGAAGCTGAAATTAAATCAAACATCAAACTCAATCGCAAAGCCAAGAAGGGAAAAGGACTTCTCCGCCGGCAAAATGAATCGAAATGGGGCAGGGACTAAGTGCCAAAAGTGTTAGCAACTTTGCCATATTTCTGTTGATTTTGTTCGCACAAAACTGTGGCCAGGCACGCAGCCACGGGCGTGATGGATTAGCAAAGTTGGAGTTTAGCGGCCGGACTACCCCtgtttttaattttgcaaaaatataCCAAACTTTGTGTGCGCAACTGCTGCCGGCCACGCCTCGCCGGGAGGTCAAAGGGCGTGAACTGGTGCGGGGGAAGCCCATGTTCCATGTTTTCGATCAACTGCAGCAGGACTTCGAGGCGAAATGGCGGCGCACAACTACAGTGAAGCCATTTAGCATTCTCCAGCACTTGGATtgggagcaggagcaggaggctCACCGCCTTAAAACCCACTCAAACGCTAGTTTTGATATCCTGGAAGAATTGTACAAGGATCAAAAGGCTTATGAACGAAAGACCACCACCACAAAGCCTTTTCATGTGGTGCAAAAACTTGAAAAGGACCTGATCAAGGCGGATAAACACACCACCACCGTTAAACCTTTTCATATTTTGGGTACCCTTGTGGAGGATTTAATAAAAAAGGATCTGAAGGACGGCTATCTGGCTGAGAAACCGATAAAATCTACGGAACCCCTAGCTGAACACAAAGCCGAGTTGAAGCCGCAATCCCGGGCAAAAGAAAGTCAAAAGCGGAGACGGAAACGCATTCGCCGCAGAAGAAAACGAATT from Drosophila mauritiana strain mau12 chromosome 3L, ASM438214v1, whole genome shotgun sequence carries:
- the LOC117140653 gene encoding NADH-quinone oxidoreductase subunit E, with amino-acid sequence MLRLLQPVRSIHLAPILRLGAPLNATEIRKTLKFEFSKDNQRRVKALLAWYPQAEWKGALLPLLDIAQRQQGWLSISAVQAVAETIKIDPMEAFEAAQFYTMFFMKPRGKYVVSVCTSTPCKLRGGDEIFEACKKTLNLEHGQTTPDMQFTLKEDYCMGACVNAPVLAVNDDMYEDLDEKSLSKILADLRNDKLPPAGPRNGRFASEPKGGLTTLKIPPPPPGFMMQKLPDPKKKKCQ